A region from the Mustelus asterias unplaced genomic scaffold, sMusAst1.hap1.1 HAP1_SCAFFOLD_1636, whole genome shotgun sequence genome encodes:
- the LOC144488526 gene encoding zinc finger FYVE domain-containing protein 1-like isoform X1, translating into MNKIKIATVSRLVMTSFGCKVFGKLCGCQRHKANASLSLSLFIISMFQNEAFLKDNSNGAQRVLDGVNSMIQSVTEYGAGPTKVITAWLTDQVAPEYWRPNSQITECHQCKKGFADGERKHHCRSCGEGCCDNCSSKTMLVPERGWGTSAVRVCDDCYRTGGSSAGKQLEAAREGKGLMARRITEVAQSTLDVMTSAVEYPLGIVKDVARPDYWVPDHELVKCQRCEKPFTGMMGKHHCRACGLGFCSQCSPELRPVPSRGWDHPVRVCMDCSEKKGEL; encoded by the exons atgaataaaataaaaatagccACTGTATCGCGCTTAGTGATGACGAGTTTTGGATGTAAGGTGTTTGGGAAACTCTGCGGTTGTCAAAGACACAAAGCAaatgccagtctctctctctccctctttattaTTTCTATGTTTCAGAATGAGGCCTTTCTCAAGGACAACAGCAATGGAGCGCAGCGGGTTTTGGACGGGGTAAACTCTATGATCCAGTCAGTTACCGAGTACGGCGCGGGCCCCACCAAGGTGATCACCGCCTGGTTAACGGACCAGGTGGCTCCAGAGTACTGGAGGCCCAACTCCCAGATCACC GAATGCCATCAATGCAAGAAAGGTTTTGCAGACGGAGAGCGCAAACATCACTGCCGCAGCTGTGGAGAGGGTTGCTGCGATAATTGCTCCAGTAAAACCATGCTGGTCCCGGAACGGGGATGGGGTACCTCCGCAGTCCGTGTGTGTGACGACTGCTACAGAACAGGTGGGAGCAGCGCAG GGAAGCAGCTGGAGGCGGCCAGGGAAGGCAAAGGGTTAATGGCTCGCAGGATTACGGAGGTGGCGCAAAGCACTCTGGACGTCATGACTTCTGCAGTCGAATATCCCCTCG GGATTGTCAAGGACGTGGCGAGGCCTGATTATTGGGTGCCGGATCACGAGCTTGTCAAGTGTCAGCGCTGTGAAAAGCCCTTTACTGGGATGATGGGCAAACACCACTGCCGGGCCTGCGGCCTAGGCTTCTGCAGCCAGTGCTCCCCGGAGCTGAGGCCGGTGCCCTCGCGGGGCTGGGACCATCCAGTCAGGGtctgcatggactgcagcgagaaGAAAGGGGAGCTTTGA
- the LOC144488526 gene encoding zinc finger FYVE domain-containing protein 1-like isoform X2 yields the protein MNKIKIATVSRLVMTSFGCKVFGKLCGCQRHKANASLSLSLFIISMFQNEAFLKDNSNGAQRVLDGVNSMIQSVTEYGAGPTKVITAWLTDQVAPEYWRPNSQITECHQCKKGFADGERKHHCRSCGEGCCDNCSSKTMLVPERGWGTSAVRVCDDCYRTGKQLEAAREGKGLMARRITEVAQSTLDVMTSAVEYPLGIVKDVARPDYWVPDHELVKCQRCEKPFTGMMGKHHCRACGLGFCSQCSPELRPVPSRGWDHPVRVCMDCSEKKGEL from the exons atgaataaaataaaaatagccACTGTATCGCGCTTAGTGATGACGAGTTTTGGATGTAAGGTGTTTGGGAAACTCTGCGGTTGTCAAAGACACAAAGCAaatgccagtctctctctctccctctttattaTTTCTATGTTTCAGAATGAGGCCTTTCTCAAGGACAACAGCAATGGAGCGCAGCGGGTTTTGGACGGGGTAAACTCTATGATCCAGTCAGTTACCGAGTACGGCGCGGGCCCCACCAAGGTGATCACCGCCTGGTTAACGGACCAGGTGGCTCCAGAGTACTGGAGGCCCAACTCCCAGATCACC GAATGCCATCAATGCAAGAAAGGTTTTGCAGACGGAGAGCGCAAACATCACTGCCGCAGCTGTGGAGAGGGTTGCTGCGATAATTGCTCCAGTAAAACCATGCTGGTCCCGGAACGGGGATGGGGTACCTCCGCAGTCCGTGTGTGTGACGACTGCTACAGAACAG GGAAGCAGCTGGAGGCGGCCAGGGAAGGCAAAGGGTTAATGGCTCGCAGGATTACGGAGGTGGCGCAAAGCACTCTGGACGTCATGACTTCTGCAGTCGAATATCCCCTCG GGATTGTCAAGGACGTGGCGAGGCCTGATTATTGGGTGCCGGATCACGAGCTTGTCAAGTGTCAGCGCTGTGAAAAGCCCTTTACTGGGATGATGGGCAAACACCACTGCCGGGCCTGCGGCCTAGGCTTCTGCAGCCAGTGCTCCCCGGAGCTGAGGCCGGTGCCCTCGCGGGGCTGGGACCATCCAGTCAGGGtctgcatggactgcagcgagaaGAAAGGGGAGCTTTGA